One genomic segment of Luteolibacter sp. Y139 includes these proteins:
- a CDS encoding YihY/virulence factor BrkB family protein: MSRMRKLRFFLFFRMMTRRWRQHRHADNAAALAFYALISLPPLLLIGVTVAGVVLGETAAHGELESKFTAVLGVDMARMIEAILQSARIAPRSQPGAFVVALVTLLYAGSHVLSKLRTTLNIVNEAAPADPSRRWLGKLAARALCAGLILMFGVMLAAGTVLDAFAAFVAARMDAPWLSKLNLVQRFGWLSTYTLLMFVFALIMKVLPRRRPLWRHAFAGAAFAALVAISLKGGLDLYFRYSAWGSFIGGGVNFLVFLFWLAASIQAFLAGAEVAAWFSRQVARKKRAAQRAALSRAGSQ, from the coding sequence ATGTCGCGGATGAGAAAGCTGCGGTTTTTCCTCTTCTTCCGGATGATGACCCGCCGGTGGAGGCAGCATCGTCATGCGGACAATGCGGCGGCGCTGGCCTTTTACGCGCTGATTTCGCTGCCGCCGCTGCTGCTGATCGGGGTCACCGTGGCGGGCGTGGTGCTCGGCGAGACGGCGGCGCACGGGGAGCTGGAAAGCAAGTTCACCGCGGTGCTCGGGGTGGACATGGCGCGGATGATCGAGGCCATCTTGCAGAGCGCACGGATCGCTCCGCGGTCCCAGCCGGGAGCCTTCGTGGTCGCGCTGGTGACGCTGCTCTACGCAGGCTCGCACGTTCTTTCGAAATTACGCACGACGCTCAATATCGTGAACGAGGCCGCGCCGGCCGATCCCTCGCGGCGGTGGCTCGGCAAGCTGGCGGCGAGAGCGCTGTGCGCGGGATTGATCCTGATGTTTGGCGTGATGCTGGCTGCGGGCACGGTGCTGGATGCCTTTGCAGCCTTCGTGGCTGCACGGATGGATGCGCCGTGGCTCTCGAAGCTGAATCTGGTTCAGCGCTTCGGCTGGCTGTCCACCTACACGCTGCTGATGTTCGTCTTCGCGCTGATCATGAAGGTGCTGCCGCGGCGGCGTCCGCTGTGGCGGCACGCCTTCGCCGGAGCCGCCTTCGCCGCGCTGGTCGCGATCTCACTGAAGGGCGGCCTCGACCTCTACTTCCGCTACTCGGCGTGGGGATCCTTCATCGGTGGCGGTGTGAACTTCCTGGTCTTCCTGTTTTGGCTCGCGGCTTCGATCCAGGCCTTCCTCGCGGGAGCGGAGGTGGCGGCCTGGTTCAGCCGGCAAGTGGCGAGGAAGAAGCGGGCTGCCCAGCGGGCTGCGCTCTCTCGCGCGGGCAGCCAGTAG
- a CDS encoding Calx-beta domain-containing protein, protein MSLFNFRAIALISLLAALPAEAQVPFIPQPVAEGSLPAVNVVHGGTWVAYRTDFNTVRIADRTTGLVIRTLTRPADDAPIAGSPGSLRDISNFGSAMAAEGDYLAVFCDSFVTHTNPPGANSGVTAIVYQVSTGTLVGSADLAVGGGVSNSFCGLSNGRLLVSDPVPRKLHLWNVATMAELPTLTIPAEFPYLNQQTFAGGNTAAMAGDHVVYYAAMWSGPQKLVDVNLATGTFTALPLPEDFNSTEVGASFAMNGSALIFTARTGSPYPFPSLLHYNLATSQLSARSDFTADNYYQAQLRPVIAANGNWHATLSKYGNDVLFLSGTSASAAYQASLFMGSLGPNVASPYAFVDGDLWFLPADSALSGTVSYRMPAGGLPETKLSGQCLPAHESDGILKVQVSLSETDTSPVSFRLRTSNGSATSPADFTAVDQVYTIAAGQTTKVIDVPLTQDQVIEGNESLFVELSEPSANALLTSTRFAGVIRGSSFNLLSPVAPWVGSEAKATGVSLAGGRLIQTNQWTTAPSSQPAVLTKPFDSGDWTAANWNRAVPQTGLSFLGNANGRALLREYAAITVYDPVTDQVVFRKSSDFGDNGTEAFSDTHVVTGIGTDASFEYSLTPPHTTLKPERNLFLSTAAYTQDFLIMTEPGGSLRKYSRTDGSDLGLLISPGPWNGGTPTLAADGNLLVMTYHNKVWFCNVTTPQDLKQLFPLNGSFGDVGRIDVDGGRIFVTDRRYDGHPVVRIFESSTSVEIDMLLGDLAATVLPGSAELPDSLETPRFQLAPFAVEGTKAVTSFEWDGFRIARFSQGTDLPSLVTPDSIRENDGTLQVSFTEAAPYPITVTCQVIAAGRNEAADWAGTGIPVVVPAGTTTFDSGLSVVNDYIPEEDLTAALEITLTGNGKTEVRRVSVGVTDDDLISVDEIGWVEKPMGRNFAPVGDGWAYQSRLDGAHLVSWTEDPTFSQISPVGTMGAYSFAFTMAGTGDYLAVTQENYGRKLGNELPSRVYVYRPGDRKTPFYYINGQKYLQRFGDELYTRGNHLWIGAPGSEAFVTEKKSPGAAYLYDIRTGKKLKTIKAPKGQTMSFGETITENDQSVWIAAPWINNRSGAVFQYSMPKGKLLRTLATPSPGAGRFFGEEMVSTADLLIASSKPTSAPDPEFRGAVQGYSATTGALLWTGTPTDEDEYIGYSLAILPGNVLAVGGSSLYLYELSGTLPPHLIVQIKGGSQVGFYDIQLNGEQLACQQNDIFDQAKAKVIDLRDIPQLQPFLPAPIVPTVVAQTIVTTPSIESQPLVLTKSASGWTLTLPLASDFSIPSGGVIHLENSGDLLTWNPVAKRDTSGNWDLLPEHGMTGSTLSEDGSLAIPSEAAGGFFRLRWD, encoded by the coding sequence ATGTCACTCTTCAACTTCCGCGCCATCGCGCTGATCTCCTTGCTGGCCGCCCTTCCGGCGGAGGCACAGGTCCCCTTCATCCCGCAGCCCGTGGCAGAGGGATCCCTGCCGGCCGTGAACGTGGTCCACGGCGGCACTTGGGTCGCCTATCGCACCGACTTCAATACCGTCCGAATCGCCGACCGCACCACCGGCCTGGTGATCCGCACGCTGACTCGCCCCGCCGATGACGCCCCGATCGCGGGCAGCCCCGGCTCACTGCGGGATATCTCGAATTTCGGCTCGGCCATGGCCGCAGAGGGCGACTACCTCGCGGTGTTCTGCGACTCCTTCGTCACCCACACGAATCCACCGGGCGCGAATAGCGGCGTGACCGCCATCGTGTATCAAGTGTCCACCGGCACGCTCGTCGGCAGCGCCGATCTCGCCGTCGGAGGTGGCGTCAGCAATTCCTTCTGCGGACTCTCGAATGGCCGCCTGCTCGTCTCCGATCCGGTCCCGAGAAAACTGCACCTGTGGAATGTCGCGACGATGGCCGAGCTGCCCACGCTGACCATCCCGGCGGAGTTCCCGTACCTGAACCAACAGACCTTCGCCGGTGGCAACACGGCCGCCATGGCCGGCGATCATGTCGTTTACTACGCCGCGATGTGGTCCGGCCCGCAGAAGCTCGTGGATGTGAATCTCGCCACCGGCACCTTCACCGCCCTCCCACTGCCCGAGGACTTCAATAGCACGGAGGTGGGCGCCAGCTTCGCGATGAATGGCAGCGCGCTCATCTTCACCGCCCGCACCGGCAGCCCGTATCCCTTTCCCTCGCTGCTTCACTACAATCTCGCCACGTCGCAACTCTCGGCGCGGTCGGACTTCACGGCGGACAACTACTACCAGGCACAGCTCCGCCCGGTGATCGCGGCGAATGGCAACTGGCACGCCACGCTCTCCAAGTATGGCAACGATGTCCTATTCCTCTCCGGCACCTCTGCGAGCGCTGCCTATCAGGCGTCGCTCTTCATGGGCAGCCTCGGACCGAATGTCGCCAGTCCCTATGCCTTCGTGGATGGCGACCTGTGGTTCCTGCCGGCCGATAGCGCCCTGTCCGGCACCGTCTCCTATCGCATGCCCGCCGGCGGCCTGCCGGAAACGAAGCTCAGCGGCCAATGCCTGCCCGCCCATGAGTCGGATGGCATCCTGAAGGTGCAGGTGTCGCTTTCCGAAACGGACACCAGTCCCGTGTCCTTCCGCCTGCGCACCAGCAATGGCTCCGCGACCTCGCCCGCCGACTTCACCGCGGTCGACCAAGTTTACACGATCGCCGCCGGGCAGACGACGAAGGTCATCGACGTGCCGCTCACGCAAGACCAGGTCATCGAGGGCAATGAATCGCTTTTCGTCGAGCTCTCCGAACCGAGCGCGAATGCCCTTCTAACATCAACCCGCTTCGCCGGTGTGATCCGCGGCTCGTCCTTCAACCTGCTGTCACCCGTGGCACCATGGGTAGGCTCCGAGGCGAAGGCCACGGGCGTCTCACTCGCCGGTGGCCGCCTGATCCAGACGAACCAATGGACCACCGCTCCTTCCTCTCAGCCCGCCGTTCTAACAAAGCCGTTTGACTCCGGCGATTGGACAGCGGCGAACTGGAATCGTGCGGTCCCGCAGACCGGCCTCAGCTTCCTCGGGAATGCCAACGGCCGCGCCCTGCTGCGCGAGTATGCCGCGATCACCGTCTATGATCCCGTGACGGACCAGGTGGTCTTCCGGAAGAGCAGCGACTTCGGCGACAATGGCACCGAGGCATTCTCCGACACTCACGTCGTCACCGGCATCGGCACCGATGCCAGCTTCGAGTATTCGCTCACCCCGCCCCACACGACGCTCAAGCCGGAGCGCAATCTCTTCCTGAGCACTGCCGCCTACACGCAGGACTTCCTGATCATGACGGAGCCCGGCGGTTCCCTGCGGAAGTACTCGCGCACCGATGGCTCGGACCTCGGCCTGCTGATCTCCCCCGGTCCATGGAACGGCGGCACTCCCACCCTCGCGGCGGATGGCAACCTCCTTGTGATGACGTATCACAACAAGGTGTGGTTCTGCAATGTCACCACGCCGCAGGATCTCAAGCAGCTGTTCCCGCTGAATGGCTCCTTTGGCGACGTGGGCCGCATCGATGTCGATGGCGGCAGGATCTTCGTCACCGACCGGCGCTACGATGGACACCCCGTGGTCCGCATTTTCGAAAGCAGCACCAGCGTGGAAATCGACATGCTGTTAGGCGACCTCGCCGCCACCGTCTTGCCGGGCTCCGCGGAGCTGCCGGACTCGCTGGAGACACCGCGCTTCCAGCTTGCGCCCTTCGCCGTGGAGGGAACGAAGGCCGTGACTTCCTTCGAGTGGGACGGCTTCCGCATCGCACGCTTCTCGCAGGGCACCGACCTACCGTCACTCGTCACTCCGGACTCGATCCGCGAGAACGATGGCACCCTGCAGGTCTCCTTCACCGAGGCCGCTCCCTATCCGATCACCGTCACCTGCCAGGTCATCGCCGCCGGTCGCAATGAGGCCGCGGACTGGGCTGGCACGGGCATCCCCGTCGTGGTTCCGGCAGGCACCACCACCTTCGACTCCGGCTTGTCGGTCGTGAATGACTACATCCCGGAGGAAGACCTCACCGCCGCGCTCGAAATCACCCTGACCGGCAATGGCAAGACCGAGGTCCGCCGCGTCTCCGTAGGCGTGACCGATGACGACCTGATCTCGGTCGATGAGATCGGCTGGGTCGAGAAGCCGATGGGCCGCAACTTCGCCCCCGTTGGCGACGGCTGGGCCTATCAGAGCCGCCTTGATGGCGCCCACCTCGTATCCTGGACGGAAGACCCGACCTTCTCACAGATCTCGCCGGTCGGCACCATGGGCGCCTACTCCTTCGCCTTCACCATGGCAGGCACTGGCGACTACTTGGCCGTCACCCAGGAAAACTACGGGCGCAAATTGGGCAACGAGCTTCCATCGCGGGTCTACGTCTATCGTCCCGGCGATCGCAAGACGCCCTTCTACTACATCAATGGCCAGAAGTATCTCCAGCGCTTCGGCGATGAGCTCTACACCCGCGGAAATCATCTGTGGATCGGCGCGCCCGGCTCGGAGGCATTCGTCACCGAGAAGAAGTCTCCTGGTGCCGCCTACCTCTACGACATCCGCACTGGCAAGAAGCTGAAGACCATCAAGGCACCGAAGGGTCAAACGATGAGCTTCGGCGAGACCATCACCGAGAACGACCAATCGGTGTGGATCGCCGCGCCATGGATCAACAACCGCTCCGGCGCGGTCTTCCAATACTCCATGCCGAAGGGCAAGCTGCTGCGCACGCTCGCCACGCCTTCGCCCGGTGCCGGCCGCTTCTTCGGCGAGGAAATGGTCTCGACCGCAGACCTGCTCATCGCCTCCTCGAAGCCGACAAGTGCCCCGGATCCCGAGTTCCGCGGTGCCGTCCAAGGCTACTCCGCCACCACCGGCGCCCTTCTCTGGACCGGCACTCCGACCGATGAAGACGAATACATCGGCTACTCGCTCGCCATCCTGCCGGGCAACGTCCTCGCCGTCGGCGGCAGCAGCCTCTATCTCTACGAGCTGTCGGGCACCCTGCCACCGCACCTCATCGTCCAGATCAAGGGCGGTTCGCAGGTCGGCTTCTACGACATCCAGCTCAATGGCGAACAACTCGCCTGCCAGCAAAACGACATCTTCGACCAGGCCAAGGCCAAGGTCATCGATCTCCGCGATATCCCACAGCTCCAGCCCTTCCTCCCGGCTCCCATCGTGCCCACCGTCGTGGCACAAACGATCGTCACCACTCCGTCCATCGAATCCCAGCCGCTGGTGCTGACGAAATCGGCAAGCGGTTGGACGCTCACGCTCCCGCTGGCTTCCGATTTCTCTATTCCCTCCGGTGGTGTGATCCATTTGGAAAACTCCGGTGATCTCTTGACCTGGAATCCGGTCGCGAAGCGCGACACCTCCGGCAACTGGGACTTGCTTCCGGAACATGGAATGACCGGCAGCACGCTCTCCGAAGATGGCTCGCTGGCCATTCCGTCAGAAGCAGCAGGCGGCTTCTTCCGGCTCCGGTGGGACTGA
- a CDS encoding REP-associated tyrosine transposase, with amino-acid sequence MIPQSSLPDEETCKGSRDWPHAPPHRLQSAGVYFLTARTSERRHLLAEDSAKDWFQDTLLKLAEEKGWRLEAWCILSNHYHLVAHSPKDGGASLGQLIQQLHGLTTKELNRRDGMEGRTRLWQNFRETLLVEQASYLARLHYVHQNAVHHRLVKTGSEWKWCSALAFKKAATPAWVKTVASFRYDRIAELDEDG; translated from the coding sequence GTGATCCCCCAGTCATCCCTTCCTGACGAAGAGACCTGCAAAGGCAGCCGCGATTGGCCTCATGCTCCACCTCATCGTCTCCAGTCCGCCGGGGTCTATTTCCTTACTGCCCGAACTTCTGAGCGTCGGCACTTGCTAGCAGAAGACTCCGCCAAGGATTGGTTCCAAGACACCTTGTTGAAGTTGGCCGAGGAGAAAGGCTGGAGGCTCGAAGCATGGTGCATCCTCTCCAATCACTATCACCTCGTCGCACATAGCCCGAAGGACGGCGGCGCTTCCTTGGGGCAGCTAATCCAGCAGCTCCACGGTCTAACAACCAAGGAGCTGAATCGACGCGATGGCATGGAGGGAAGAACGAGGCTTTGGCAAAACTTCAGGGAGACGTTGCTCGTGGAACAAGCCTCCTACCTGGCCCGGCTCCACTATGTGCATCAGAATGCGGTGCATCACCGGCTTGTGAAGACCGGTTCCGAGTGGAAATGGTGTAGCGCCTTGGCATTCAAGAAAGCCGCTACCCCGGCATGGGTGAAGACGGTGGCTAGTTTTAGATATGACCGGATTGCGGAGTTGGATGAGGATGGGTGA
- a CDS encoding SDR family oxidoreductase codes for MSSPDGPIVLVTGASSGIGRALCELLLDRGANVLGVTRRPNSLPQGVAPIQADLTKREEVLEVFSHLGRINALVNCAGIAYLARITDGNPADWEEMWRVNVMALALCCQLSLRHFPKQGGRIVNVSSMSGHRVPPTGGFYAPTKFAVRAVTDALRNELKAISSPVQVACVSPGFVDTPLLDQYFRGREDSLRKTRESMTMLKPEDVAYSILSILEAPTHVEIGDILMRSSDQQA; via the coding sequence GTGAGCAGCCCAGATGGCCCCATCGTCCTCGTCACCGGAGCGTCCAGTGGCATTGGGCGGGCATTGTGCGAATTGCTGTTGGACCGCGGGGCGAATGTGCTCGGCGTCACCCGCCGGCCGAATTCCCTGCCGCAGGGCGTCGCCCCGATCCAGGCCGACCTGACGAAACGCGAGGAAGTGCTGGAGGTCTTCAGCCACCTCGGCCGCATCAATGCGCTCGTGAACTGCGCCGGCATCGCCTACCTCGCCCGCATCACCGATGGCAACCCGGCGGACTGGGAGGAAATGTGGCGCGTCAATGTCATGGCGCTCGCGCTTTGCTGCCAGCTCTCCCTCCGCCACTTCCCGAAGCAGGGCGGCCGCATCGTCAATGTCTCCTCCATGAGCGGCCATCGCGTCCCGCCCACCGGTGGCTTCTACGCCCCCACGAAATTCGCCGTCCGCGCCGTGACCGATGCCCTGCGCAATGAGCTCAAGGCCATCAGCTCCCCCGTCCAGGTCGCCTGCGTCTCCCCCGGCTTCGTCGATACCCCGCTCCTCGACCAATACTTCCGCGGCCGCGAGGACTCCCTCCGCAAGACCCGCGAAAGCATGACCATGCTCAAGCCCGAGGACGTCGCCTACTCTATCCTCTCCATCCTGGAAGCGCCTACCCACGTCGAAATCGGCGACATCCTCATGCGCAGCAGCGACCAGCAGGCGTGA
- the trpS gene encoding tryptophan--tRNA ligase: MRILTGLQPSGKIHVGNYFGAMEPAVRLQDQGEAFYFIANYHAMTTVKSPADLRAYTRELAIDFLACGLDPERAVFFLQSAVPEVNELAWILSTVCPVSQLEKATSYKDKLAHGFSPSHGLFAYPVLMAADILLYDSNQVPVGKDQKQHLEITRDLAGKINEAFGEGTLVVPEPIIREATAIVPGLDGQKMSKSYGNTLPLFADPAEVKKLIMKKLVTDATPLEDPKPKENSTLLALYRLMASDADVATMEADFDRGGVGYGDFKKRLLDAYLERFEPMRARREELQADPGYVDEVLAKGAEKARAAAAPVIDRVRRAVGLA, encoded by the coding sequence ATGCGCATTTTGACCGGGCTGCAACCCAGCGGAAAGATCCACGTCGGCAACTACTTCGGGGCGATGGAGCCGGCCGTGCGCCTGCAAGATCAGGGCGAGGCTTTCTATTTCATCGCGAACTACCACGCGATGACGACGGTCAAGAGCCCCGCGGACCTGCGCGCCTACACCCGCGAACTCGCTATCGATTTCCTGGCCTGTGGCCTCGATCCCGAGCGTGCGGTGTTTTTCCTGCAGAGCGCGGTGCCGGAGGTGAATGAGCTCGCGTGGATCCTCTCGACGGTGTGCCCGGTCAGCCAGTTGGAGAAGGCGACCTCGTACAAGGACAAGCTCGCGCACGGCTTTTCACCGAGCCACGGGCTCTTCGCTTATCCGGTGCTGATGGCCGCGGACATCCTGCTCTATGATTCGAACCAGGTGCCGGTCGGCAAGGACCAGAAGCAGCATCTGGAGATCACGCGCGACCTCGCGGGCAAGATCAATGAGGCCTTCGGCGAAGGCACGCTGGTGGTGCCGGAGCCGATCATTCGTGAAGCGACGGCGATCGTGCCCGGCCTCGATGGGCAGAAGATGAGCAAGAGCTACGGCAACACGCTGCCACTCTTCGCCGATCCGGCGGAGGTGAAGAAGCTCATCATGAAGAAGCTGGTGACGGATGCGACACCGCTGGAGGATCCCAAGCCGAAGGAGAACTCCACGCTGCTCGCGCTGTATCGCCTGATGGCGAGCGATGCGGATGTGGCGACGATGGAGGCTGACTTCGATCGCGGCGGCGTTGGCTATGGTGACTTCAAGAAGCGTCTGTTAGATGCGTATCTCGAACGCTTCGAGCCGATGCGCGCGCGCCGTGAGGAATTGCAGGCCGATCCGGGATACGTCGATGAAGTGCTTGCGAAGGGTGCGGAGAAGGCGCGTGCCGCGGCGGCGCCGGTGATCGACCGGGTGAGGCGTGCGGTGGGCTTGGCGTGA
- a CDS encoding DUF6547 family protein, which produces MSAELDAYKKFVDGLVNYKGSVTYIIDAFETKRWNHPPSAILNDLPDEVREAVVSVMRKAAETAIHDVLVQIVDGEYALERDGVRLACRPFDGALHDDFIARVDGIPWPDEHS; this is translated from the coding sequence ATGAGTGCGGAACTTGATGCCTACAAAAAGTTTGTCGACGGGTTGGTAAATTACAAGGGGTCGGTGACCTACATCATCGACGCCTTCGAAACGAAGCGGTGGAATCATCCTCCGTCTGCCATCTTGAACGACCTTCCCGATGAGGTGAGGGAAGCCGTGGTCTCCGTGATGCGGAAGGCCGCAGAGACGGCGATTCACGATGTGCTGGTGCAGATCGTTGATGGAGAATATGCACTCGAACGCGACGGGGTCCGGTTGGCGTGCCGTCCTTTCGATGGGGCGCTGCACGATGATTTTATCGCGCGAGTTGACGGCATTCCATGGCCGGATGAGCACTCGTGA
- a CDS encoding YebC/PmpR family DNA-binding transcriptional regulator encodes MAGHNKWSKVKHIKARVDAIKGRVFSKCAHEIALAARAGGGDVGMNHRLRAAVDNAKAVSMPKDGIDRAIKKGLGELGGDAIQEVTYEGYGPAGIAFIIEAATDNLNRTAADIRAIFSKNGGAVATPGSVSYQFDRKGEIRVPAAGIGEDQMMDAAIMAGADDVQGDESEHVIYTSPTELAAVASELRKAGFAIASEKLTSVPQTPSVVADPDIARHVMKLYDLLDGYDDTLNVFTNFEVADEVLAALDA; translated from the coding sequence ATGGCTGGTCACAACAAGTGGTCCAAGGTCAAGCACATCAAGGCACGCGTCGATGCCATCAAGGGCCGCGTCTTCAGCAAGTGCGCCCATGAAATCGCGCTTGCGGCCCGTGCCGGTGGGGGAGATGTCGGCATGAATCACCGCCTGCGCGCCGCCGTGGACAATGCCAAGGCGGTCTCGATGCCGAAGGATGGGATCGATCGCGCGATCAAGAAGGGGCTCGGCGAACTCGGCGGGGATGCGATCCAGGAGGTGACCTACGAGGGCTACGGCCCGGCCGGCATTGCCTTCATCATCGAGGCGGCCACGGATAATCTGAACCGTACCGCGGCGGACATCCGCGCGATTTTTTCAAAGAATGGCGGCGCCGTCGCCACGCCCGGCAGTGTGTCGTATCAATTCGACCGCAAGGGCGAGATCCGCGTGCCCGCCGCCGGCATCGGCGAGGACCAGATGATGGACGCCGCCATCATGGCCGGCGCCGACGATGTGCAGGGCGATGAATCCGAGCACGTCATCTACACCTCTCCGACCGAACTCGCCGCCGTGGCTTCCGAGCTCCGCAAGGCGGGCTTTGCCATCGCTTCCGAAAAACTCACCTCAGTCCCCCAAACCCCCTCAGTCGTCGCCGATCCGGACATCGCGCGTCATGTGATGAAGCTCTACGACCTGCTCGATGGCTACGACGACACCTTGAACGTTTTCACCAATTTCGAAGTCGCCGACGAGGTTCTCGCGGCACTCGACGCCTAA
- the rho gene encoding transcription termination factor Rho: MSEHTTQDTAGYESAAETPSDAAKPAKKAATKVAKKAAAKKTAAKKTAAKKTTAKKAAKVAEAAPAPAPVAPPAPVQAVFQLEEPPAPKAKAVKTAKKAAKKAKAAPVEESFSIAEPAPVKAPAEAKPVAAERNAPPTHAEEWSPSSSEAHSGDSKPVTFGRVPGGGPVHRDDRGDRQQNHPQQQQPRHEGGGGGGGGGGNSGGGVGDRTDANRERRKRRRKRRRERDRDARQGGGGGEQGDRPERHDRQQGERQDRQQGERQERQDRQERQPMAERQRAEPVERPPAFSGPKVDVDGMLELAPKGFGFLRVPSKNFEQARDDVFVSPEMVRRYGLRPGVWIHGIAQEGSRGQQLVELTTINGFSPDEAKKFPAFEELKAVNPSKRISFETTPDRYTTRVLDLMAPVGRGQRGLIVSPPRSGKTTLLLHIAEAVRELHDETLHLMILLVDERPEEVTEFRRTLPGAEIYASSNDEGARSHCRIAEMCIERAKRLVEGGKHVFLLMDSITRLARAYNGNAGGGRGRGIGSGGVTVGALEVPRRLFAAARNTRDAGSLTILATALIQTNSRADEVIFQEFKGTGNMELVLDRKIAENYVYPAVDIFKSGTRREELLLPEHMLHKIHLIRRGLSGHRPVEAMERLLFFLKKFPNNPNMLLGIKG; this comes from the coding sequence ATGAGCGAACACACGACTCAGGACACCGCCGGCTACGAATCTGCCGCGGAGACTCCTTCCGATGCTGCCAAGCCCGCCAAGAAGGCGGCTACGAAGGTGGCGAAGAAGGCAGCCGCCAAAAAGACCGCCGCGAAGAAGACGGCTGCCAAAAAGACCACGGCAAAGAAGGCCGCAAAGGTGGCCGAGGCCGCTCCCGCGCCTGCACCCGTGGCACCACCCGCACCCGTGCAGGCGGTCTTCCAGCTCGAGGAACCGCCCGCACCCAAGGCCAAGGCGGTGAAGACCGCGAAGAAGGCGGCCAAGAAAGCGAAGGCAGCTCCGGTTGAAGAATCCTTTTCCATTGCCGAGCCCGCTCCGGTGAAAGCACCCGCAGAAGCGAAGCCGGTAGCCGCTGAAAGAAATGCGCCTCCCACGCATGCCGAGGAGTGGTCGCCGAGTTCGTCAGAAGCCCACTCAGGCGATTCCAAGCCCGTGACCTTCGGCCGTGTGCCGGGCGGTGGCCCGGTGCATCGCGATGACCGCGGCGATCGCCAGCAGAACCACCCGCAACAACAGCAGCCCCGTCATGAAGGTGGTGGTGGTGGTGGTGGTGGTGGTGGTAATAGCGGTGGCGGTGTCGGTGATCGCACCGATGCCAACCGCGAGCGTCGCAAGCGCCGCCGCAAGCGCCGCCGTGAACGCGACCGCGATGCCCGCCAGGGAGGCGGTGGTGGTGAGCAGGGAGATCGTCCCGAGCGCCACGATCGTCAGCAGGGTGAGCGTCAGGATCGCCAGCAAGGTGAACGCCAGGAGCGGCAGGATCGCCAAGAGCGCCAGCCGATGGCGGAGAGGCAGCGAGCCGAACCGGTCGAGCGTCCGCCTGCCTTCAGCGGCCCGAAGGTCGATGTGGATGGCATGCTGGAACTCGCGCCGAAGGGCTTCGGTTTCCTGCGGGTGCCTTCGAAGAACTTCGAGCAAGCGCGTGATGATGTCTTTGTTTCACCCGAGATGGTTCGCCGCTACGGCCTGCGTCCCGGGGTGTGGATCCATGGCATTGCCCAGGAGGGATCGCGCGGACAGCAGCTGGTGGAGCTTACCACCATCAATGGCTTTTCACCCGATGAGGCGAAGAAGTTCCCGGCCTTCGAGGAGCTCAAGGCGGTCAATCCGAGCAAGCGCATCTCCTTCGAAACGACGCCCGATCGCTACACCACCCGCGTGCTGGATCTGATGGCACCGGTCGGTCGCGGCCAGCGTGGCCTGATCGTTTCGCCGCCACGCTCTGGCAAGACCACGCTGCTGCTTCACATCGCTGAGGCCGTGCGTGAGCTTCACGATGAGACGCTGCACCTGATGATCCTGCTGGTGGATGAGCGGCCGGAAGAAGTCACCGAATTCCGCCGCACGCTGCCGGGCGCCGAGATCTACGCGAGTTCGAATGACGAGGGCGCGCGCAGCCACTGCCGCATCGCCGAGATGTGCATCGAGCGCGCGAAGCGCCTGGTGGAAGGTGGCAAGCATGTCTTCCTGCTGATGGATTCCATCACGCGTCTCGCCCGCGCCTACAATGGCAACGCGGGTGGCGGTCGCGGTCGTGGCATCGGCAGCGGTGGTGTCACCGTGGGTGCGCTGGAAGTTCCGCGGCGCTTGTTTGCTGCCGCGCGCAATACGCGTGATGCGGGTTCGCTGACGATCCTTGCCACCGCCTTGATCCAGACGAACAGCCGCGCGGATGAAGTCATCTTCCAGGAGTTCAAGGGCACCGGGAACATGGAGCTCGTGCTCGATCGCAAGATCGCCGAGAACTACGTCTACCCGGCCGTGGACATCTTCAAATCCGGCACTCGCCGTGAAGAGCTGCTCCTTCCGGAGCACATGCTTCACAAGATTCACCTGATCCGCCGCGGCCTCTCGGGGCACCGGCCGGTCGAGGCGATGGAGCGGCTGCTGTTCTTCCTGAAGAAGTTCCCGAACAACCCGAACATGCTGCTCGGGATTAAGGGCTGA